Proteins encoded together in one Mycobacterium noviomagense window:
- a CDS encoding type II toxin-antitoxin system Phd/YefM family antitoxin gives MERIGVRELRQNASRYLARVATGETFEITQRGRLVARIVPAGGDPWADLVAAGEVIPASADEDLLAEPPGDFGPGLSDALERLREDER, from the coding sequence ATGGAGCGGATCGGTGTGCGTGAACTCCGTCAAAACGCCAGTCGCTACCTCGCCCGCGTTGCCACCGGGGAAACTTTCGAAATAACCCAGCGTGGCCGGCTAGTGGCGCGGATCGTGCCCGCAGGCGGTGACCCATGGGCCGATCTGGTAGCCGCCGGCGAAGTCATCCCCGCCTCCGCGGACGAGGACCTCCTTGCAGAGCCGCCCGGCGATTTTGGTCCCGGCCTCTCCGACGCGCTTGAGCGACTCCGCGAAGACGAGCGTTGA